The Candidatus Zixiibacteriota bacterium genomic sequence GCCGACTTCAGCTGCACGCGCGTGTTCGGGACGAAGAGGTACATGAAGCTGAAGGCGCCCCACACCGTGAGGTAGGGGACGATCCCCAGCAGCGTGAGGATCACCGTGCCGAGGGGCTCGAGCGCCATCAGCGTCCGCACGAAGGTGCTGCTCTGGAGCGTCGCCATCACCGTGACCGCGGCAAAGACCAGCACCGGGCCTACGAGCGCGACGCTGAGGTAGTCGCTGAAGCGGCGCGCGATCTTCCGCGGCGTCTTCACGCGCCAGATATGATTGAACGCCTGCTCGATCGTGGTCATCAACGAGACGACCGTGAGGAGCAAGGTTACGAGCCCGACGCTCCCCAGGGCGCCGGCGCTCATGCGGTCGACGAACGCGATCAGGTGGTCGGTAATCTCCCGGCCCTTTTCGCCGAGCGGCGCCAGCGCTTCGGCGAGCGCCGGCTCCATGCGGTTGTGGACACCGAAGGCCTTGAGGAGGGAGAAGACGACGGCGAGCAGCGGCGCGAGCGAGAGCAGCGTCTTGAAGGCGAGCGCCATCGCCTGAAGCTTGACTAGGTTCTCGACGAAGTCCCGGCCGACCATCAGGGCGATCCGGGCGGCCGGAGTGAGCCAGCGCCACGGGCCCTCTCCCTGTTCCGGTTCCGCCTCCCAGACCCGGTCGAGCACGCGGCTCTTGAGCTCCCGGATCGAGCGTCCCCTTTTTGTCGAGCTCGCGCTCATGCCGCCTACCCGCGCTTCAAGCCGGCCCACTGTATCAGGTTTGGCCGGGTAAGAACAGGTCGGACTTCGCGCGCCACGCCGCGCGCACCCCGTCCAAAAGCGGTTCGAAGCTCGAAGTTGAAAGTGAAGACCGGAGACCGAGGGACGACAATGACCCCGCAGAAGCCTCGCGTCCCCGGCGCTCGTCTTTCGGATCTCGCGGGCAAAGACGGCTCCAGGTTCGAAGAAAGACCAGAAACCGAAGTCCGGGCATCGACCCGAACACCCCCCGATGCCTTTCGGCTTGAACGGTTTGAACGGGGTGGAACCGCTTGAACTGTTTGAACGGGAGCGAAGCGACCAATAGAAGCCACCCCGTTCGTTTCCACGTTTCGAGAATTCTCGAAACGTGGAACTTGACAGAAGAACGGAATTTGCCGTAGACGATTGCAACGATGGACGAGGCCAAATATCGCGAATCCAGAGTGTGCCGTCTGCTGGGCAATCCGGTGGTCTACCAGTTGGTGCTGTTTCTGGACAACGGTGGTCCGCTCACCCCGAGCCAGCTCGCCAAGCATGCCGGGCGGTCGGTTCAAACCGTGAGCGGTCATCTCGCAAAGCTCCGGGCCGCCGATCTGGTCAGGTACAACACCGATGGGAAGCAGGTTCGCTACTGGCTCAAGCACAAACGCGAGACGGGCAGGCTTCTCAGAGCTCTGGAAGCCGTCGTGCGCTCCGCGAGCAAGCTTCCTCCAGTGGGCTTTGGGAGGACCCCACAGGCCGCGGCCGCCACGGAACGGCGCCTTAGCTCCCCCCATCGTTTGGACAGTTTTTGAGCCGGGATAAGCTGATGGGTAAATCTCCTGGCCTGTGGTTCCGTCGCGGTGAATTTCGCCTTCCTGGATGGAGATCCTGGCAAAATACGCATGGGACAGAGAAGGCGTCGCCGATTACCGAGATTCCGTCATGACACTTCGCCACAAGCCACGCTAGACCGGCGGATTTGAGCTGAATTACTACAGCGGGGGCACCGAGTGATCATTGTCAGGTATGATCGAACCTTGCAGGCGCAGATCGCCCTTTATCCGGATGTTTTTGGACGACCTTCGTCCGTTTAACGGACGGTAAGCAGATCCGAGGGTAAGGACACGATGAAGCAGCGGGAACCCAGTCTTGCCGTAGGGGTCGAAACTCCAACCTTGCATAGACGAGGGGCACGATGAGCGAGGCGTGGATCATTATCGGTGCTGTCGAAAATTGGCGGGCGGCTCTCAATCAGCCCATTCCTTTGTGGGGCCTGAGGGAAAGCTACGGTAAGGACTTCGCGCGCCTCCCGACCAGCGGCGTCGCCTGGCTCTACGCTACCAGCCCTGTCAAAGGGGTGATCGGTCTTGCGGTAATTCGGGAGAAGTACATCGACGAAAGCACCCCTCTATGGCCCGAGGAAATACAGAAACGGAGGGTGATCTGGCCGCTTCGGTTTCGCTTGGAGGTAACAAAGCTCATTCCCGAAACGGAATGGGAGTCGGCCGCAATCGCTGTCAACGACTTCAGGCTGTTCTGGCAAAAGGGATTCCAAAAGCTTTCGGCGGAGCAGAATCGCGAGCTGGCGGAACGGTTCCTAAGGCGTTACCGGTGGAATAATTTCCGGGATATCGAGAA encodes the following:
- a CDS encoding YhjD/YihY/BrkB family envelope integrity protein codes for the protein MSASSTKRGRSIRELKSRVLDRVWEAEPEQGEGPWRWLTPAARIALMVGRDFVENLVKLQAMALAFKTLLSLAPLLAVVFSLLKAFGVHNRMEPALAEALAPLGEKGREITDHLIAFVDRMSAGALGSVGLVTLLLTVVSLMTTIEQAFNHIWRVKTPRKIARRFSDYLSVALVGPVLVFAAVTVMATLQSSTFVRTLMALEPLGTVILTLLGIVPYLTVWGAFSFMYLFVPNTRVQLKSALIGGAVGALLWATVGWGFAVFVASSTRYYAIYSSFAILLLFLLWLHVGWVIVLLGCQVAYAHQHFYYYYRGDRGTLAQTAAGREKLALLLMVRVGQAFCRGLPPLTATALAADLQVPAWLVREFMETLSKTNLVAPLADEESFVLARDPATIGVKEILDCVRYGGDHKAAPKGPPEDRGVDSLLGDVERSVAKALEGKNLRSLIDQG
- a CDS encoding winged helix-turn-helix domain-containing protein; translated protein: MDEAKYRESRVCRLLGNPVVYQLVLFLDNGGPLTPSQLAKHAGRSVQTVSGHLAKLRAADLVRYNTDGKQVRYWLKHKRETGRLLRALEAVVRSASKLPPVGFGRTPQAAAATERRLSSPHRLDSF